The genomic window ACATTCATGTGGCCGGGGAGCCGCCCGGCGACCGGATGGATCCCGAAGCGGACGTCCTTGCCCTTCTCCCTCAGGGTTCGGGTCAGTTCGGCCACACCGTGCTGTGCCTGCGCGACCGCCATGCCGTAGCCGGGGGTGATGATCACTGAGTCAGCGCCGGTGAGTATCTCCGCGACGCCTTCGGCACCGATCTCCCGGTGCTCACCGAAGTCCTGGTCACCACCCGGGCCTGCCTCGATCCCGAAGCCACCGGCGATCACGGAGATGAAGGACCGGTTCATCGCTTTGCACATGATGTAGGAGAGGTACGCGCCGGAGGAACCGACCAGAGCACCCGTGATGATCAGCAGGTCGTTCTCCAGGAGGAATCCCGACGCGGCCGCGGCCCAGCCGGAGTAGCTGTTCAGCATGGACACCACGACCGGCATGTCACCGCCGCCGATCGAGGCCACCAGGTGCCACCCGAGCAGCAGCGCGATCGCGGTGACCGCCACCAGGAGCCAGAGGCTCGGCTCGATCACGAACCAGGTGGTCAACACGGCGAACACGAGGAGGGCGCCGACGTTGAGGGCGTTCTTGCCGGGCAGCGTCAGCGGCGCGGACTTCATCCGTGCGGACAGCTTGAGGAAGGCCACGACGGAACCGGTGAACGTCACCGCGCCGATGAACACACCGATGAACACCTCGGCATGGTGGATGCCAAGAGCGTCTGTGACGCGCAGCGCCTGCGCTCCGCTGCCGTCGAGGTCCGCCTCGACGTGGAGGTATCCGTTCCAGCCGACCATGACCGCGGCCAGCCCCACGAAGCTGTGCAGGAGCGCGATCAGCTCCGGCATACCCGTCATCTCCACCACCTTGGCACGTCGGAGCCCGATCAGGGCGCCGACGGCGGTGGCGCCGATCAGCAGGCCGAGGCCGGAGTTCTCCAGGTCCTGGTCGAGGGCAAGCGCGACCGTCGCGATCAGCGCCACCGCCATGCCGGCGATGCCGAAGGTGTTGCCGGCCTTGGCGGTTTCGTGCCTCGACAGACCCGCCAGGGCCAGAATGAACAACAGTGCCGAGACGATGTATGCCGCCTGTGCGGCGGTGTCGACAGCCATGCGGGGTCAGCTCCTGGAGAACATGGCGAGCATGCGCCGGGTGACGGCGAACCCACCGAAGATGTTGATGGCGGCGAGCAGGATCGCGACGGACGAGACGGCCGTGATCGCCGTGTCTCCGTGGCCGATCTGCAGCAGCGCTCCGACCACGATGACGCCGGAGATCGCGTTGGTCACCGACATCAGCGGAGTGTGCAGGGCATGATGCACATGCCCGATCACGTAGTAGCCGACCACGATCGCGAGGGCGAAGACGGTCAGATGGCCCTGCAGTGCGCGCGGCGACAACGCGGCCGTCACGAACAGCAGTGCGCCCACTGCCGCGACCGCCGTGAACCGCTTGGCGGGTGAGACGACTCGCGGAGCCGCGCTGTCGCCCCGAACCGCCGTCGCCGCAGGCGCCGCCGTCGGAGTCGCCGACACCTGCACCGGCGGCGGAGGCCAGGTCAACTCCCCCTTGCGCACGACGGTCATCGAACGCTGCACGACATCGTCGAAGTCCAGCACCAGCGTGCCGTCCTTGTCCGGCGTCAGCAGCTTCATGAGGTTGACCAGGTTGGTTCCGTACAGCTGGGAGGCCTGGGCGGGAAGCCGGCCAACGAGGTCGGTGTAGCCGATGATGGTCACCCCGTTGTCTGTCACCACCTTGTGACCCGCGACGGAGCCCGCCACGTTGCCGCCGTTGGACGCGGCCATGTCCACGATCACGCTGCCCGGCTTCATGTCGGCCACCATCTCGGCGGTGATCAGTCGCGGCGCCGGCCTTCCGGGGATGAGGGCGGTGGTGATGACTATGTCGACGTCCTGGCACTGCGTGGCGTAAAGCTCCACCTCACGCGTCTTGTAGCCGTCCCCCATTTCCTTGGCGTACCCCGTCGCGCTGACTGCCGCCTCGGACGACTCGATCGCCAGGTACTCGCCCCCGAGTGACCTCACCTGGTCGGCCACCTCCGGTCTCGGGTCGGTGGCACGCACCACCGCGCCCAGACTGCCGGCGGTGCCGATCGCCGCGAGGCCGGCGACACCGGCACCGGCGACCAGCACCTTGGCCGGAGGCACCTTGCCCGCGGCCGTGACCTGGCCGGTGAAGAACCGGCCGAACTCATGGGCCGCCTCGACCACAGCCCGGTAGCCGGCGATGTTGGCCATCGAGGACAGCACATCCAGCGACTGGGCACGTGAGATCCGCGGTACGGCGTCCATGGCGAGCACGGTGATCGGCCGCCCGGCCAGGTCCTCCACCCGGTCGGGCTCCCCCATCAGCCCCAACTGGCTTACGAGCGTGGCTCCTTCGCGCAGTCCGTCCAACTGTTTTACCGACGGTGGGTTCACCCCGAACACGATGTCGGCCGCCAGGGCATCACCGATGGTGGCGCCCGCCTCGACATACGCGTCGTCGGGAAAGCTGGATGCCGCACCCGCACCCGGTTCGACCACC from Streptomyces sp. DSM 40750 includes these protein-coding regions:
- the pntB gene encoding Re/Si-specific NAD(P)(+) transhydrogenase subunit beta, which produces MAVDTAAQAAYIVSALLFILALAGLSRHETAKAGNTFGIAGMAVALIATVALALDQDLENSGLGLLIGATAVGALIGLRRAKVVEMTGMPELIALLHSFVGLAAVMVGWNGYLHVEADLDGSGAQALRVTDALGIHHAEVFIGVFIGAVTFTGSVVAFLKLSARMKSAPLTLPGKNALNVGALLVFAVLTTWFVIEPSLWLLVAVTAIALLLGWHLVASIGGGDMPVVVSMLNSYSGWAAAASGFLLENDLLIITGALVGSSGAYLSYIMCKAMNRSFISVIAGGFGIEAGPGGDQDFGEHREIGAEGVAEILTGADSVIITPGYGMAVAQAQHGVAELTRTLREKGKDVRFGIHPVAGRLPGHMNVLLAEARVPYDVVLEMDEINDDFDGTSVVLVIGANDTVNPSAMDDPGSPIAGMPVLRVWEADNVVVFKRSMASGYAGVQNPLFFRENAAMLFGDAKERVEDILRAL
- a CDS encoding Re/Si-specific NAD(P)(+) transhydrogenase subunit alpha, with the translated sequence MKEDAVLIGVVKESKPGETRVATTPTTAAQLLKLGYEVVVEPGAGAASSFPDDAYVEAGATIGDALAADIVFGVNPPSVKQLDGLREGATLVSQLGLMGEPDRVEDLAGRPITVLAMDAVPRISRAQSLDVLSSMANIAGYRAVVEAAHEFGRFFTGQVTAAGKVPPAKVLVAGAGVAGLAAIGTAGSLGAVVRATDPRPEVADQVRSLGGEYLAIESSEAAVSATGYAKEMGDGYKTREVELYATQCQDVDIVITTALIPGRPAPRLITAEMVADMKPGSVIVDMAASNGGNVAGSVAGHKVVTDNGVTIIGYTDLVGRLPAQASQLYGTNLVNLMKLLTPDKDGTLVLDFDDVVQRSMTVVRKGELTWPPPPVQVSATPTAAPAATAVRGDSAAPRVVSPAKRFTAVAAVGALLFVTAALSPRALQGHLTVFALAIVVGYYVIGHVHHALHTPLMSVTNAISGVIVVGALLQIGHGDTAITAVSSVAILLAAINIFGGFAVTRRMLAMFSRS